The following is a genomic window from Amycolatopsis acidiphila.
GGGTTCGACCCGTACGAGCGGGCGCACCTGTTCACGCTCGCCGGCGTGCCGGAGCCGGTGTCCGAACAGGAGTGCAAGGCGGTCACTCCGGAGATCCACGCGATGCTCGAAAAACTCGAGCCGTACCCGGCCGCGGTGTACAACGCCCGCACCGACATCCTCGCCTACAACCGCGCCTTCAACTGGCTGCTCGACATCGACCGGCTGCCGTTCGAGGAGCGGAACTCGGTGCTGCAGTGCTTCACCAACCCAGAGTGGCGGACGCGGCTGAAGGACTGGGACGACAGCGTGCCGCGGGCGGTCGCGCAGCTGCGCGCGATGATGGCCGAGCACGTCAGCGAGCCCGCCTGGAAGCAGCTGGTCAAGCGGCTGCGCCGGGAGTCGCCGGAGTTCGACGCGCTGTGGAACCGGCACGAGGTGCAGCCGATGCGCAACCTCACCAAGCGGATCGTGCGCCCGCAGGCCGGGCTGCTGTCGTTCAACTACACGCACCTGTGGTTCGGCCGCCACTCCGAGACCCGGATGACCACCCACGTGCCGGCGGACGAGGAGACCGAGCGGAAGCTGCGGCGGTACTGGTCGTAGCCGCGAAAGCCGCTTTCGGACGGACGCGCGGCGGGTTCGGGTGCCGTAGCTTCACAGGCGTGTGGCGAGTGAACCGGCATGTGGGCGACGTGCTGCTGACGGT
Proteins encoded in this region:
- a CDS encoding helix-turn-helix transcriptional regulator — translated: MCDSGGITTAVRPSADVVRRRERIAPEQLGLPGRRTPGLRREEVAQLAGVGVTWYTWLEQGRDINASEQVLQAIANTLGFDPYERAHLFTLAGVPEPVSEQECKAVTPEIHAMLEKLEPYPAAVYNARTDILAYNRAFNWLLDIDRLPFEERNSVLQCFTNPEWRTRLKDWDDSVPRAVAQLRAMMAEHVSEPAWKQLVKRLRRESPEFDALWNRHEVQPMRNLTKRIVRPQAGLLSFNYTHLWFGRHSETRMTTHVPADEETERKLRRYWS